The region GGTAGAGGCGTTCGTCGAAGGCGGAAACCCCCACCGCGGCCCAGGGGCTCGCGACAGGGGTCCGTCCGAGTGCCGGTTCATAAGCCGTGTTCGCCATGGCCCGGCACGGTAGAGGATCTTTGTTAAGCCTGTTGCACCGCTGTGAGCAGTGATCCTGTTTCAGGCCTACTTCAGGCCATACGCCCGCAGCACGGTCTGGTCGACCTGGTTTCCGGCGGTGTCGGAGGCCAGCACCCGCAGCGACACGAACCGGGCGCCCTTCTTCGGGTGCTTCAGCTCCGCCTTGCCGTGCTTGACCTTCACTTCCTTCCACGAGGTGCCGTCGTCGTACGAGACCCAGGCCTTCAGGGAGCTGGCGGTGACGCCGCCCGACTGGTTCCGGACGGAGAGGCCGAGCTTCGACGTGTGTCCGGCCTCAGCGCTGTTGAGAAGGTCGAGCCCGGCCACGTCGTAGTCGACCGAGAGCAGCCCGAGCGCCGTCTGCTGGTCCGTGTGCGCCGAGGCGAAGGTCCATTCGGTGTGGGTGGCGGTGGAGTACGTCGCCCAGTCGGCCGTGCGCTGCGTGTCGACCACGAGGCGGTACGAGGACTTCGCCGCCGGCGCGGTGAACGTGCCGTAGCCGCCGAGTGCGGTGTCGCCGATCAGTTGCCCGTCCGCGTACAGCTTGCCCTTCGCGGTGTCCAGAACGTTGTCCGCGTATCCGTAGTGGCCCGGTGTGGCATCGCTCAACTCCGGGATACGGAAGGTGAGTTTGTCACCGGTGCGTTGGGAGAGGCCGGACTGCTGAGCGGTTGCCGGGCGGACGACCTGGCCCAGCCAGTCCTCGGTGGGCTGCTTGCCCGCCTTGTCGAAGGTCCGCACGGGACCCCACTGAGGCTGGTTCGCCTTCCAGTTGGGATAGACGGCGTGCCAGATCCGGTTGTCGGAGACGTTGTAGTACTCGGTGCGCTCCGTGCCGAGCCGCACGTTGGTGGTGGTCGCGATGTCGGCACTCTGCCAGGGGCGGTACCGGTACACGGCGTCCTTGCCGACATCCCCGGCCCCGGTCCCGCGGTAACGAACCGTCTGCTTCACCGTGTTGGAGCTGTCCAGGTTGTACGTCTGGTTCGCCGAGACGGCTCCCACCTGCGGGAACATCACGTTGTACACATACGGACTGACCGGAGTGCCGGCCAGCTTCAGCTTGACCTTCTTCCCGCTCTTCAGCAGGGCGCCGAGCTTCGCGCCGTCCTCGCCGGTGGCGAGCATCAGCGGGACAGTCATGCTCTGCACGGAGCCGAGCCAGTATCCGGGCGTCTCGCGGTAGGCGAGGACGTAACCGGCCCCGGCCGCGGTCGCGTTGGCCAGCGCCTCGTCCGCCGTCGCACCGGCGCCCACCCGGACGACCGCCACCTTGCCCTTGACGTCGAGTCCCTTGAAGTCGGCAGCGGTTCCGGCGCCCGCGTCCACCGCCCGCACCGTGTGATCACCGCTGACCTTCACGGGGAGGCCGCTGTACGTCTGCGCGTAGTCGAGGGGCAGCGCGTACTTCTCCGGGCCGGTGACGCTCGCCGTCAGCTCCTTGGCGTACAGCCGGAACTTCGAGGAGAACTCGAACATGCCCTGGGTGACCTTCTCGGTGGGCGCCACATAGATGTGGTCGGTCCACCAGCCCTGGCTGTAGGTCACCCCGAAGGCAGTGCCCGGGCCTTCCCGGTGCCAGTTGGTGCTGAAGCCCTGGAACTCGGAGTCCTCCTTGGTCTTCGGCTTGATCTCGACCGCCTTGCGGGCGTCGAGGACGACCTCGGTGTCACGGTCGACCTTGATCTCCGGATCGCCGACGACCGAGGTGTTGACCTCCAGTCCGGCCGCGTCCCGCTGCGAGATCCAGGACGCCGTGGAGTACGTACCGGCCGGCACCTTGAAGATGTAGCCGCTGCCGATGAACCCGTAGGTGTCGGGATACGCGCCGTTCAGCTCCTGCAGCATGAAGATCGACGAAGACTTGGTCGGCTTGCCGTCACGGCCCAGCAGCGACACCTTCAGGTCGTAGGTCTTCGGCAGCTTCTCGAAGCCGATGGCCGTGGTGACGAGGACGCCGTCGGCGCTCGCGGTGATGTGGCCCGTGTACCGGCCCGTCGCCTCCTTCGCCGGGTCGACCGTGACCGCGACGGTGGCGGTGCCCTTCGCCGGGACGGTCACCGTGTCCGCGTTCGGTGTGGCGTCGCGAAGTGACGAGGACACCTTCAACTCCACCGCTTTGTCGGTGGTGTTGGTGTACGTGATGTCCTTGTCGGCGGCCTCGGTGTCGGTTTCCTCGTACTTGCCGAAGCTCAGCGTCGGCGTCGCGAAGACGCCCTGGTTGACGGCCCGTACGGCGTCGACCCGGCCGTCGCCCTGCTCGAAGACGTCGGCGTCCGGCATGGTCTTCGCCGTGGTCGCCAGCGCCTGCTTGATCTGTTGGCCCGTCCAGTCGGGGTGGGCCTGGGCGACCAGCGCCGCGGCGCCCGCGACATGCGGGGTGGCCATCGACGTACCGCTCGCGGTCGTGTAGTAGTCGTCGACCGGCGTACCACCAGGCATGCTGGTGCCCGCGGCGCGGGCCGCGGTGATGGCCACGCCGGGCGCGGTGATCTCCGGCTTGACCGCGTAATCACCGGCACGCGGACCGCGGCTGGAGAACGAGGCCAGCTTGTCGGACTTGTCCACGGCGCCCACTGTCAGCGCGGAGTCGGCGATGCCCGGGGTGCCGACGGTCTGCTCGGACGGGCCGGAGTTGCCCGCCGCGATCAC is a window of Streptomyces sp. NBC_00271 DNA encoding:
- a CDS encoding S8 family peptidase encodes the protein MRRLHALWAMAGAAALLAGAIAPSAAAPTPSPDAPPGTAQGSTRTVTLITGDTVSLTAGPDGKYAVDVQRGKGREAATFLSSERDGEISVLPADAIPLVKAGRLDPALFNVTQLVKQGYADAKTGTTPVIATYKSGSAIPDGARRTLKLPAIDGAALSAKKSTSFWADIAPALGTQPSTKAARQLGEGIDKIWLDGKVQASLDVSVPQIGAPEVWKSGYDGKGVDVAVLDTGVDTGHPDLAGKIAETQSFVPGETVQDGHGHGTHVASTIVGSGAASDGKRKGVAPGAQLRVGKVLDNTGHGQDSWIIAGMEWAATSGAKIVSMSLGGDATGPSDILSETVDKLSESTGILFVIAAGNSGPSEQTVGTPGIADSALTVGAVDKSDKLASFSSRGPRAGDYAVKPEITAPGVAITAARAAGTSMPGGTPVDDYYTTASGTSMATPHVAGAAALVAQAHPDWTGQQIKQALATTAKTMPDADVFEQGDGRVDAVRAVNQGVFATPTLSFGKYEETDTEAADKDITYTNTTDKAVELKVSSSLRDATPNADTVTVPAKGTATVAVTVDPAKEATGRYTGHITASADGVLVTTAIGFEKLPKTYDLKVSLLGRDGKPTKSSSIFMLQELNGAYPDTYGFIGSGYIFKVPAGTYSTASWISQRDAAGLEVNTSVVGDPEIKVDRDTEVVLDARKAVEIKPKTKEDSEFQGFSTNWHREGPGTAFGVTYSQGWWTDHIYVAPTEKVTQGMFEFSSKFRLYAKELTASVTGPEKYALPLDYAQTYSGLPVKVSGDHTVRAVDAGAGTAADFKGLDVKGKVAVVRVGAGATADEALANATAAGAGYVLAYRETPGYWLGSVQSMTVPLMLATGEDGAKLGALLKSGKKVKLKLAGTPVSPYVYNVMFPQVGAVSANQTYNLDSSNTVKQTVRYRGTGAGDVGKDAVYRYRPWQSADIATTTNVRLGTERTEYYNVSDNRIWHAVYPNWKANQPQWGPVRTFDKAGKQPTEDWLGQVVRPATAQQSGLSQRTGDKLTFRIPELSDATPGHYGYADNVLDTAKGKLYADGQLIGDTALGGYGTFTAPAAKSSYRLVVDTQRTADWATYSTATHTEWTFASAHTDQQTALGLLSVDYDVAGLDLLNSAEAGHTSKLGLSVRNQSGGVTASSLKAWVSYDDGTSWKEVKVKHGKAELKHPKKGARFVSLRVLASDTAGNQVDQTVLRAYGLK